CGGGTCGGTACGCACATCCACAACGGCAGTACCTTGCGCCAGCGCCACAAACGTCAGCGTGACAACAGGCACGGCCACAGCGTTCACCGTGGGGGCGGGGTTGAAGCGATAGCAGTAGCCGCCCACCTCGCCCGGAATCAGGGACGTGAAGAAGCAGAGGCCGCCATCGGCGGCGAACTGGGCGGGCGTGGCCGCCACCAGGTCCAGCAAGGCGGGGTCGTAGGTGATGGCAAACTGGACAGCGTATAGTTCGGCGGCGTCCACCATGATGGCGGTGTCAAAGATTTCCGCTTCCTCGACGACGCGCTCTTCAATGCCGGCATCTGTCGGATCCGGCGCGAAGAACAATTCGGCAAATGTAGCGTTACCTGCATCCACAACACCACTTCCGGAAACGCCATCGCCGGCAGCCGCGCCATCCATGTGTCCCCAACTGTTAAAGCGGGCATCCAACGGGGATAGGCCGTCATGCACGATACCGCTGCCACCATTCTCTTTGAACAAATTGCCGCGCAGGGTCACGACGCCGTTCAACATCACGTTGGTGTCGATGTGAATGCCGGCATCACTGTTCTCATGCAAGTAGCTATTGACCAGTTTGAACGAAGTCACGCTCCCGGCAATCGACACACCATCCAGCCAATGACGCACCTCGCAGCCATCAATGATCAAATTGTCCGCCCCCACCTGCACCACAATGCCCGGATGGGGACTGGGCAAAGCCGGGTCGCCCGGATAACCGTCAAGGTCGCCATCAATGAGGCCCCCTGCGAAGCAGATAAGAGACGTATCCGCGGCAGTGATGGTCAAAGCTGCGCCGGATGGTCCGGGCACAATCGTGGCGTCATTCAGGTCAATGGTCAGGTTCTGCTTGTCAATGACCGCCCCCGTGTATGTTTCTCCTGGCTGCAACGTGATGGTGTCGCCCGGATTGGCGGCGTCTACCAATGGTTGCAAGTCGCTGGCGGCAAACACGCGCGAAACCGAGGCCATCCAGCACAAAACTGCTACCCACCACCATACTTGCCAGATTCGGTACCGGCGGAGGCGTTCTATCCTGTACGCCAGTTGTGTAACCATTGTCGAAGAGCGGCTTTCCCGTTCGTTA
The nucleotide sequence above comes from Ardenticatenales bacterium. Encoded proteins:
- a CDS encoding right-handed parallel beta-helix repeat-containing protein, whose product is MASVSRVFAASDLQPLVDAANPGDTITLQPGETYTGAVIDKQNLTIDLNDATIVPGPSGAALTITAADTSLICFAGGLIDGDLDGYPGDPALPSPHPGIVVQVGADNLIIDGCEVRHWLDGVSIAGSVTSFKLVNSYLHENSDAGIHIDTNVMLNGVVTLRGNLFKENGGSGIVHDGLSPLDARFNSWGHMDGAAAGDGVSGSGVVDAGNATFAELFFAPDPTDAGIEERVVEEAEIFDTAIMVDAAELYAVQFAITYDPALLDLVAATPAQFAADGGLCFFTSLIPGEVGGYCYRFNPAPTVNAVAVPVVTLTFVALAQGTAVVDVRTDPLHLSSGAPGGVMVYVNNGGFGPAQGSGLRLITDEDDGRIVIDVPTAVTEIVVVVAENAGNSPWYWLSLAMIMIGVSWWLICRQFSGPATERKIRTHSCPPLRTVATRSAPYRSYTWR